The following are encoded in a window of Thalassotalea insulae genomic DNA:
- a CDS encoding DUF2057 family protein yields the protein MKIISLLLVSLFVQPSFAQQLQVPANVEVVKVNGIAQGFNLFEQQHMVPLRQGRNVLTIQYSELFDDVDYDDHTRIKSALMVLVFNIAKQQALTLLTPYINDQVQAKQFADSPHFAIVDDENNNIAMELFDLDNYLAVTRNQEIAQQQSKNIEQIASVDSAKATPVTDHQASTHRPITKTELAQQYALDMLHYWWQQATDKQKMQFKSAISTVKDKEIK from the coding sequence ATGAAAATCATCTCATTATTGCTAGTGAGCCTATTTGTTCAGCCATCCTTTGCTCAGCAATTGCAGGTACCTGCCAATGTTGAAGTGGTGAAAGTGAATGGTATAGCGCAAGGTTTTAACTTGTTTGAACAGCAACACATGGTGCCATTGCGTCAGGGGCGCAATGTCTTGACCATTCAATACAGCGAATTATTTGACGATGTCGACTATGATGATCATACCCGAATTAAGTCCGCCCTGATGGTGTTAGTCTTTAATATTGCTAAGCAACAAGCACTAACATTGTTAACGCCATACATTAATGATCAAGTTCAGGCCAAACAATTTGCTGACTCACCACATTTTGCTATTGTGGACGATGAAAACAATAATATAGCGATGGAACTGTTTGATCTTGATAACTATCTTGCTGTTACACGTAACCAAGAAATTGCACAGCAGCAAAGCAAAAATATTGAGCAAATAGCATCAGTCGATAGCGCAAAAGCTACTCCTGTTACCGATCATCAAGCATCAACTCATCGTCCTATTACAAAAACTGAATTAGCACAACAGTATGCACTTGATATGCTCCATTATTGGTGGCAGCAGGCGACGGATAAACAAAAAATGCAATTTAAATCAGCGATATCAACGGTAAAAGATAAGGAGATAAAATGA